The following coding sequences are from one Onychomys torridus chromosome 14, mOncTor1.1, whole genome shotgun sequence window:
- the Serpina4 gene encoding kallistatin yields the protein MHCIHCLLLLLAGLLLLSHSQLVQASEDTSNQTSTEFSSNQTYTEFSQLNISSYQIVPGNANFAFRFYHLIASQNSRQNIFFSPLSISFALAMLSIGAGGDTQTQILEGLGFNLTKLSLPEIHEGFRLVQHRLGHPSTELSTKVGNVLILSQDLQLLSDFVSATKASYDSQVLRSNFRDTEATTRLINNYVKEKTHGKIRDLVSGLRPDERMVLVNYIFFQGLWKKPFPPSKGFVGDFYVDENTVVKVPMMLQDDQQHWYLDDRHVPCTVLRMDYKNDAVAFFILPQKGKMKEVEQVLSPDMLTRWNCLLQKRYFYRKLSLQFPKFSISNSYALDEILPGLGFQDLFTHHADFSHINQDEKLKLSKAFHKAVLDVNEAGTEAAASTGVSAMFFSAKPKKRVLVFNQPFFAVIYSTSTQNILFMGKVFNPTA from the exons ATGCATTGCATTCACTGCCTGCTCCTTCTTCTGGCTGGACTCCTGCTGCTTTCTCACAGCCAGCTAGTCCAAGCATCTGAGGACACATCCAACCAAACCTCTACAGAGTTCTCATCCAACCAAACCTATACAGAGTTCTCACAGTTGAACATCTCCAGCTACCAGATTGTCCCTGGCAATGCCAACTTTGCCTTCCGCTTCTACCACCTGATAGCATCCCAAAACTCTAGGCAGAACATTTTCTTCTCCCCACTCAGCATCTCCTTCGCCTTGGCCATGCTGTCTATAGGGGCTGGTGGGGACACCCAGACTCAGATCCTTGAAGGCCTGGGCTTTAACCTCACAAAGCTGTCTTTGCCCGAAATCCATGAGGGTTTCAGGTTGGTGCAGCACAGGCTAGGTCATCCATCCACTGAGCTGAGCACCAAGGTAGGCAATGTGCTGATCCTGAGCCAGGACTTGCAGCTCCTTTCCGACTTTGTTAGCGCCACCAAAGCCTCCTATGACAGCCAAGTCTTACGCAGTAACTTCAGAGACACGGAGGCTACCACCCGGCTCATCAACAACTATGTCAAGGAGAAAACTCATGGAAAGATCAGGGATTTGGTCAGTGGCCTGAGACCTGATGAAAGGATGGTTCTGGTGAATTACATCTTCTTCCAAG GTCTGTGGAAGAAACCCTTTCCACCCTCAAAAGGCTTTGTCGGTGACTTCTACGTAGATGAGAACACTGTCGTGAAGGTGCCCATGATGCTGCAAGATGATCAGCAACACTGGTATCTTGATGACAGACATGTGCCCTGCACGGTGCTGCGGATGGATTATAAAAATGATGCTGTGGCCTTTTTCATCCTTCCTCAAAAGGGCAAGATGAAGGAGGTAGAGCAGGTGCTATCCCCAGACATGCTAACACGGTGGAACTGCTTGCTTCAGAAGAG GTACTTTTACAGAAAGCTCTCACTGCAATTCCCTAAATTCTCCATTTCAAATTCCTATGCATTGGATGAGATTTTACCTGGCCTGGGCTTCCAGGACCTGTTCACCCATCATGCTGACTTCTCTCATATCAACCAAGATGAGAAACTGAAGTTATCCAAA GCTTTCCATAAGGCTGTCTTGGATGTGAATGAAGCTGGCACGGAGGCTGCAGCTTCCACTGGTGTCTCGgccatgtttttctctgctaagccCAAGAAACGTGTCCTTGTGTTCAACCAGCCGTTCTTTGCAGTGATCTATTCCACCAGCACCCAGAATATCCTCTTCATGGGGAAGGTGTTTAACCCCACAGCATAG